A genome region from Anastrepha ludens isolate Willacy chromosome 3, idAnaLude1.1, whole genome shotgun sequence includes the following:
- the LOC128857395 gene encoding serine protease SP24D-like, with protein sequence MSKFVLFTLVCSICAVIGQAGPTGRVVGGIDAYEGQFPFQISLRRNGSLTCGGSIISRNFVLTAAHCVGTTNSTGDYYTYDPSVFTVRAGSNDRFQGGVVVNVQEIITHEDYGNFLNDVALLRLSQPLIFSTNIQPIELADKELPSGTSVIISGWGRLKAGGDLPQKLQWNTLTVISQAECRAAINWDSDTLICLAHAANNGACNGDSGGPATYDGKVVGIAGFVHGGCGNIYPDGYAKVYYHVEWIKKHAGL encoded by the exons ATGTCGAAATTCGTGCTCTTCACTTTGGTGTGCTCAATTTGTGCTGTGATCGGTCAAGCTGGTCCCACGGGACGTGTTGTAGGCGGCATCGATGCCTATGAGGGTCAGTTTCCCTTCCAGATCTCGTTACGACGCAACGGTTCTCTTACTTGTGGTGGATCGATCATCAGTCGGAATTTCGTGTTGACCGCAGCGCATTGTGTAGGCACCACCAACTCCACAGGCGACTATTACAC TTACGATCCCTCCGTTTTCACTGTGCGCGCCGGTTCAAACGATCGTTTCCAAGGCGGTGTGGTGGTCAATGTTCAAGAGATTATCACCCATGAGGATTATGGGAATTTCTTGAACGATGTTGCGCTGCTTCGCTTAAGTCAACCATTAATCTTTTCAACTAATATTCAACCTATTGAATTGGCAGATAAAGAATTACCCAGCGGCACGTCGGTCATCATCTCCGGTTGGGGTCGCCTAAAGGCAGGTGGTGATTTGCCACAAAAGTTGCAGTGGAATACATTGACAGTCATTTCGCAAGCTGAGTGCAGAGCAGCCATAAATTGGGATAGTGATACGCTCATCTGCTTGGCTCACGCGGCTAATAATGGCGCTTGTAACGGGGACTCAGGTGGTCCAGCCACATACGACGGCAAAGTGGTGGGCATAGCTGGATTCGTTCATGGCGGTTGCGGCAATATCTATCCAGATGGCTATGCTAAGGTCTATTATCATGTGGAGTGGATCAAGAAACATGCTGGCTTGTAG